The Thiorhodovibrio litoralis genome includes a window with the following:
- a CDS encoding DUF429 domain-containing protein produces the protein MQVFGIDFTSRPRRGKPITCLPCRLQGERLVAGSLACWSDFASFESFLTQPGPWIAGLDFPFGQSRTFLTNIGWPMTWSGYVRHAETLGRTGFRQALDAYRAQRPAGDKEHRRATDQAAGAISPQKLHGTPVGLMFFEGAPRLLRAGVTIPGIHAGDPGRLCVEAYPGLLARALIGRRSYKQDDPKKQSPAREQARRELLTAILDGATRAAYGLTIEAPASLADDPSGDSLDALLSAIQAAWAWRQWADDLGQPAAPEATRSWSMSTIDPLEGWIADPHLVHGPPSPKSAAT, from the coding sequence ATGCAGGTTTTCGGCATCGATTTCACCAGTCGCCCGCGGCGGGGCAAGCCCATCACCTGTCTGCCATGTCGGCTGCAAGGCGAGCGGCTCGTCGCCGGCTCTCTCGCATGCTGGAGCGATTTCGCCTCCTTTGAATCCTTCCTGACGCAGCCCGGCCCCTGGATCGCCGGCCTGGATTTTCCCTTCGGTCAGTCGCGCACCTTTCTCACCAACATCGGCTGGCCCATGACCTGGTCCGGCTACGTGCGTCACGCCGAAACCCTGGGACGCACGGGCTTTCGCCAGGCGCTCGACGCCTACCGCGCCCAACGGCCCGCTGGGGACAAGGAACATCGTCGCGCCACCGATCAGGCCGCCGGGGCCATCAGCCCGCAGAAGCTCCATGGTACCCCGGTCGGACTGATGTTCTTCGAGGGTGCGCCCCGGTTGCTGCGCGCCGGCGTGACGATCCCCGGCATCCATGCCGGCGACCCCGGGCGCCTGTGCGTCGAAGCCTATCCCGGCTTGCTCGCGCGCGCATTGATCGGACGCCGATCCTACAAGCAGGATGATCCCAAGAAACAGAGCCCCGCGCGGGAACAAGCGCGCCGCGAACTGCTGACGGCGATCCTGGACGGCGCCACCCGCGCGGCCTATGGTCTGACGATTGAAGCCCCAGCCAGCCTGGCCGATGATCCCAGCGGCGATAGCCTGGATGCCTTGCTCTCCGCCATCCAGGCCGCCTGGGCCTGGAGGCAGTGGGCGGATGATCTTGGTCAGCCCGCCGCGCCAGAAGCCACGAGGTCCTGGTCCATGTCCACAATCGACCCGCTCGAAGGCTGGATCGCTGATCCGCACCTGGTGCATGGACCACCAAGCCCAAAATCTGCCGCGACTTGA